A region from the Gymnogyps californianus isolate 813 chromosome 14, ASM1813914v2, whole genome shotgun sequence genome encodes:
- the SHROOM1 gene encoding protein Shroom1 isoform X3 has product MASSGNEIERWTHRQGGRIGELVEPVTSPENGNRLSPVKSIGSVDHLLHLPGRVDSAYSSFSGGSNVPEHPTPPCYGENCCLPPEQVPYMDSEYVRGIYNLSAANSDLRCLHPYKAPDLSIRNNSHSTSLAERCGSTPARGTLNQGPLPLAAPPPSPPTRLDSYKVTRHLENSRGRRNSGSHSECSVQPAPCVQDNQLAERDVPWSQHRDEVTEQDIVAARGKTLENKGLSSDSTNEVSISKIQGLKTEENGEWSPSPQPIKRSNPHIFSRPSSFIFQEYLKTDSAANVPKILSAYNSVHAYKIPEEMNSKCYHAVRTNPNTVNDTQEDKQYPGSVRKPTFRAADLQSEVPEPSQRKGSLPCAQCPLRAELQSDVDQDVFQDSGDLKYTENALLIKNASRKLNSCTDENQCYDSDGEIGSDVREPLLNQQAKLQRSSLSCSYDTAEAEHPCCEESDQGNKQCHDNTSQMSFFRPKEDSTSRFLHEVKKEKQANNSSPDLSTHLEQEEPPVQKYQPEFQNQLLRQLQDDLAGEQITRQTTPMLYYLSGGKTTNILHHNKLTRSQEDSRSSPKEFPASSYSASARCLEIQKESNQLQRTNHHHQCSAGDLLLETEDLILGSPASSTDESFKNDYREKLKVAQKKVLRETSFKRKDLQMSLPVRLREKSSKRPSIEHLRSFSLSSASEDAKPVPCSPSHLESLESFNRDEEIKRPQTGRIGGRKRATKEQKKLCYSEPEKLDQLADKEVSWSQVRDEITEQDIAAARRKTLENRGRALSSSSISRTELKQIQHTALIEYMERKINQRPGSSQHLLLHKPPLQNRLSHPKWPPGKVPNPNGSRKMQNNEVFCQVFSTEKSPDVFPPLAFVPPLSVTSRCDPSSAAGAATLKHNPSPSEADGSCTGKCVSAESLQQAGQPASGRARERSKSTPSTQDAYRYASGAAAPSRRCESCLGTPSFRDPEKDGCENHEYKDNDITGHACCQDTKELTPETSIPIPTSGSQEDAQAEEECRTKPLNGNALMKCPEQQPAASPEQVTYCHTALAQPHQGDKNTAKGSVAKETSVHNGQDDILPERETNLPKRRLQPPEDQRYKELAMEIIAKDNSLVDILMPHPVRKTALDLMEGLFPVNISMRDKSHRKKGDMQHVQENDRKSSRDATEECPESEHDAKQRSEDPTSKGNPVLNRSRDSTNDLDDITSKKKPGHAPSQLELISSLRSKLQTLWEERELVLSEARECAERGEELEAMVRDVCKPNEFERYMMFIGDLEKVVSLLLCLSSRLARVQNAMRRIDGNTDAEEKHGRSEP; this is encoded by the exons ATGGCTTCATCTGGGAATGAGATAGAAAGATGGACTCACAGGCAGGGTGGCAGAATTGGAGAGCTGGTAGAGCCCGTGACCTCTCCTGAAAATGGTAATCGTCTTTCGCCAGTGAAGTCGATTGGCAGCGTAGACCATCTCTTGCACCTCCCTGGAAGAGTAGACTCTGCTTACAGCTCTTTCTCAGGAGGATCAAATGTTCCAGAGCATCCCACCCCACCGTGCTATGGTGAAAACTGCTGTTTGCCTCCAGAGCAGGTACCGTACATGGACTCAGAATATGTAAGAGGTATTTATAATCTCAGTGCAGCAAACTCTGACCTCAGATGCCTGCATCCATACAAGGCACCAGACCTGAGCATCCGTAATAACTCTCATAGCACCAGTCTCGCTGAACGCTGCGGAAGCACTCCTGCCCGAGGGACTTTAAATCAGGGACCGCTGCCTCTGGCGGCACCGCCACCTTCTCCTCCCACGCGACTCGATAGTTATAAAGTCACTAGACACCTTGAAAACTCAAGAGGGAGACGCAACTCTGGAAGTCACAGTGAGTGTAGTGTGCAGCCAGCTCCTTGCGTGCAGGACAATCAGCTAGCAGAGAGGGACGTACCGTGGAGTCAACACAGGGATGAAGTTACAGAGCAAGATATAGTGGCTGCTAGGGGAAAGACTCTGGAAAACAAGGGCCTTTCTTCTGATTCTACAAATGAGGTATCTATATCAAAAATTCAGGGGTTAAAGACGGAGGAAAATGGAGAGTGGAGCCCATCCCCACAACCTATAAAGAGAAGCAATCCACACATTTTCAGCAGAccttcttcattcatttttcaagaGTATTTAAAGACTGACTCTGCGGCTAATGTCCctaaaatactttctgcttATAATTCAGTTCATGCTTATAAAATTCCTGAAGAGATGAATTCCAAGTGCTATCACGCAGTGCGTACCAACCCTAACACTGTTAATGATACACAAGAAGACAAACAGTATCCCGGCAGTGTACGTAAGCCAACTTTCAGAGCAGCAGATCTGCAAAGCGAGGTGCCAGAACCCAGCCAACGAAAAGGATCCTTGCCCTGCGCTCAGTGTCCGCTCCGTGCCGAGTTGCAGTCAGACGTGGATCAAGATGTGTTTCAGGACAGTGGTGACTTAAAATATACAGAGAATGctcttctaattaaaaatgcttcCAGGAAGCTGAACAGTTGTACAGACGAAAATCAGTGCTATGACTCTGATGGAGAAATCGGGAGTGATGTTAGGGAACCACTCCTGAATCAGCAAGCCAAACTGCAGAGATCGTCACTGTCCTGCAGCTACGacactgcagaagcagagcacCCTTGCTGTGAGGAGTCTGATCAGGGAAATAAGCAATGCCATGATAATACTAgccaaatgtcttttttcagaCCAAAGGAAGATTCCACGTCTCGCTTTTTACATGaagtcaagaaagaaaaacaggcgAATAACAGCAGTCCTGACCTTAGCACACATCTGGAACAAGAGGAACCTCCTGTTCAGAAATATCAACCTGAATTTCAAAACCAGCTCTTAAGACAGCTTCAGGATGATCTTGCTGGTGAGCAAATAACCAGGCAGACGACTCCCATGCTTTACTATCTTTCTGGGGGGAAAACCACCAACATCCTGCACCACAACAAGCTCACCCGATCTCAGGAGGACTCAAGGAGCTCACCAAAGGAATTTCCAGCAAGCAGCTACTCTGCCTCAGCACGGTGTCtagaaatacagaaggaaagcaaTCAGCTTCAAAGGACCAACCATCACCATCAGTGCAGTGCTGGTGATCTCCTGCTTGAGACTGAAGATCTCATTCTCGGGAGTCCTGCTTCATCCACGGATGAGAGTTTCAAGAACGACTATAGAGAGAAACTTAAAGTGGCTCAGAAAAAGGTTCTGAGAGAAAcctcctttaaaagaaaagacttaCAGATGAGTTTGCCTGTTAGACTGAGAGAGAAATCCTCTAAAAGGCCGTCAATTGAACACCTTAGGTCTTTCTCATTATCCAGTGCAAGTGAGGATGCCAAACCTGTTCCTTGTTCCCCTTCTCATCTAGAATCCTTGGAAAGTTTCAACAGagatgaagaaattaagaggcCACAAACAGGTCGAatagggggaaggaaaagggcaaCAAAGGAGCAAAAGAAACTGTGTTATTCTGAACCTGAGAAACTCGATCAGCTAGCAGATAAGGAAGTATCGTGGAGTCAAGTCAGGGATGAAATCACTGAGCAAGATATAGCGGCAGCTAGGAGGAAGACTCTGGAAAACAGAGGGAGGGCACTTTCCAGTTCAAGTATCTCCAGGACGGAGCTGAAACAAATCCAGCATACTGCACTTATCGAATACATGGAACGAAAGATTAATCAAAGACCAGGTAGTTCACAACACCTCCTGCTGCATAAGCCGCCCCTGCAGAACAGGCTGTCGCATCCCAAATGGCCTCCTGGCAAGGTTCCCAATCCAAATGGGAGCAGGAAGATGCAAAACAATGAggttttctgccaagttttctCTACAGAAAAATCGCCagatgtttttcctcctttggctTTTGTTCCCCCGCTGAGCGTGACCAGCCGGTGCGATCCCAGCTCCGCTGCTGGTGCAGCGACCTTGAAGCACAACCCGTCTCCCAGCGAAGCGGACGGGAGCTGCACCGGCAAGTGTGTGTCAGCTGAAAGTCTCCAGCAGGCAGGTCAGCCTGCATCTGGGAGAGCTCGTGAGAGATCAAAATCAACTCCTTCCACACAG gacGCTTACAGATATGCCAGTGGTGCAGCGGCACCGTCCCGGCGCTGCGAGAGCTGTCTGGGCACCCCCAG TTTCCGTGATCCTGAGAAAGATGGATGCGAGAATCATGAATACAAAGACAATGATATAACTGGACATGCATGTTGTCAGGATACTAAGGAGCTGACTCCTGAAACCTCTATTCCTATTCCAACAAGTGGAAGCCAGGAAGATGCTCAAGCGGAGGAGGAATGCAGAACTAAACCTCTGAATGGCAATGCTTTAATGAAGTgtccagagcagcagcctgcgGCTTCTCCAGAGCAAGTAACGTACTGCCACACAGCCTTAGCTCAGCCTCACCAAGGAGACAAAAATACAGCCAAAGGTTCAGTTGCAAAGGAAACGTCCGTGCACAATGGCCAAGATGATATTCTCCCCGAGAGAGAGACAAATCTGCCCAAAAGGAGACTGCAGCCTCCTGAAGACCAGCGATACAAAGAACTTGCTATGGAGATCATTGCCAAAGACAATTCTCTGGTTGATATTCTCATGCCTCATCCTGTTAGAAAAACTGCTTTAGACCTGATGGAGGGTCTGTTTCCTGTTAACATTTCCATGCGGGATAAATCACACAGGAAAAAGGGAGACATGCAGCATGTGCAGGAGAATGA CAGGAAAAGTAGCAGAGATGCAACAGAAGAATGTCCTGAATCTGAACACGATGCCAAGCAAAGGAGCGAAGATCCTACCTCGAAGGGAAACCCAGTCCTGAATAGGAGCAGAGACAGCACAAATGACCTAGATGACATCACGTCTAAGAAA aaACCTGGCCATGCTCCATCTCAG ctggAACTCATCTCCAGCCTCCGGTCAAAGCTGCAGACCCTGTGGGAGGAAAGGGAGCTCGTCCTCTCTGAAGCCAGGGAGTGCGCCGAGCGAGGCGAGGAGCTGGAGGCAATGGTGCGGGACGTCTGCAAGCCCAATGAGTTTGAGCGCTACATGATGTTCATCGGTGACCTGGAGAAGGTTGTGAGCCTCTTGCTCTGCTTGTCCAGCCGCCTTGCCCGAGTCCAAAATGCCATGAGGAGGATCGATGGCAATACAGATGCTGAGGAGAAG CATGGAAGAAGTGAGCCTTGA